The DNA segment aatacagaaatttgtTTAAAAGGGCTGGCTTCAAATTAACATTAAATTCCAGATGAAATGTATGGGCTCCACAGTGGACTAGTGGAATTTTGAAAGTAAAGGCTGAAAAGTCTGCTAAGACtgaacaaaacattttaaaagaccCAACACTTAAAATGCTTCTAATACACATCCtagataattttatttccccccctccccacccctttTCAACCTAAGTTGGGGTCCCAGTCTTTGCCTTTGTTCACTGCTGACTCTGAGACAGCATGGTGAAAGAAATTTACATAGATATTATTCACTGTTAATGTATTATAAATGGTCTGAGACTTGTGACATGCAAGGAAAAAATGAGACGGGAGACAAGTGATGCTACATGATGAACTAAGCACATTTATAATGATAAAATGAGTAAATATAATAGCGGCAATGCTAACCACTGATTTCACGAGATACACTATTTGTCAAAACTTACACAGCTACAGAGTATCGACGATAAATAGTCATTACCAAGTAACACAGTTTACTAcagcttttctctttcatttaaaCAAGCATATCATTCCCTTTTTAATCATTctctaaattaaatatttagagATAGAGAACTCTAAATGAAATAACAATTCaatgttaaaaactaaaaaaaatgaGTCTACTCTTACAGTTTGACAGAAATGAGTTATTAATAGTGAAGGGGGAAGGGATCAGGGAATTATTTCAAGTTCTCAATGTCCAAAAGTAAATTGCACAGTAAATCAATATGAAATGAAGAGTCCATATAGTTCAATGAACAAAAGGGAAAGTTCATGAGGACAAAGATCACAGTTCAGAGAGAGGCTGGACGAAATTCAGACATGGAGCATCACACTCATTGTTCTTTAATTGGTTGCACAgaaaggagcagctgggatgcCATTTAGCTTGCTAGGATGGACGTAATCAATGGGTTGAAGTTGAGATGGAAGTAATTCTCTTTTGAAATTCAGTTGCTCAGCCAGATGATCCAGAGGTAgccagcattttatttttgtccatTGAATTTAAGACTGCATGCACAGCATGAGGAGGTGCTTGGTTATGGATGCCCCTATGAGTGGCCTTGAGCGGGCAAACTCAGAGGTTAACAGATGGTGGGTCAATGGCCTGGGCAGTTGGCACTCAGGAGAGGTACAGAAGAGGGTGACAGTTGTTGGGTCTTGGGAACAAAGGCTTACTCTGAAATGACCTGTCAAAAAGCCTGGCAAAGGTAGACCACTACCTCTCAAGGTAAACTGCCTCTTCTAAATAAGCATGCAGGAAATACTGTCTGGTTGGTGACATAAAAATGCTCCACAAAACATGCAAATTACTGAGTATTAGAAACTGCATTGGCTGCTAGCGCCATGCTGCAAAGACTCCTTCATGGGAGCAAACAGCTAAATCACAGATAGCTTCACAGTAAAATCTACATTCACAATACTAATAGGTTTCTAGTGTTAACAAATTATACACAATTATAAGCTCTTAAAATGCAACATACTTATCAAGCAGTTGCAGATAATGAAACATTATCAGCTATCAATAATTTGTTGGCACTTTCACTTTTTGTATATAAAATTTCCAATACACTGTACCACAGTTATGTGTCTAAACAGTGAGAATGTTAATGGAGTAATGACTGTTCTACTGGCCAGGCGATGGGATCAGTAGTGATTTCAGTGCTTAAAAACAAATGTACAAACCTCTGTTAGAGGTGGGACTCCATGTGAGAACTTTTGTTGAACTTACAAATGGTGAAGAATGGGCCATGGCCAGCATGCAGCATTATTTCCATTGTCTAGTTCAGATGGAGaacaggtgcttttattgatcTGTAAACTTACCAATATAATTTTCCACAGTTTTAacctttttaaatattttacagtgCTTTTATGCAACTATATTGCTTTTTgatcattttaaattttaaaacttattttcaaaatattgtttCCTACTTCACTGTGCCCTAAGCAGGAAGTAAGACTGACATGACAGTGCTTTGGCCTCACTCCATTTTAGGTCACTGACCCCACCATACCCAACCTAACAGTAGTTAATTTAGTGTTATCTAGAACTAATACTGAAAACTATACGCATATCCCTGTCTACATTCAATCATTAAACTACAATAATGCTGGTAAAATGGCAGGCTTAAATCTTACACTAGAAACACCTCTGACAAATATACACAAGCAAGGTATAGAGAACAAAACAGATCAAGAAAAAATTCTCTCTATGAAACATCTGGTAAAACACATTATATTTACATATACACATTGTCAACATATTCGCATTCATTTGcataattatatattaataacAGAAAAACTTCACTTCTGCAAAGTACAGTACATCCTTCTTGAAAATAGGGTAAGGAGGGGTTAAAACAATCTCATGTTTAACAGGGGCTCTCAACCCACCTTCTGTGGATTGGCAGCCCGAACTCCTTGCTCATATGTGATCCGTTGTGTAATTAAATACTGTGCGGCCTGGGTTGCAGCTGGTGTTCCAGTAATGGTTACCTTGCGATTTCTTGTGCCAGGTACGAATTCTCCCTTTTTAGAGATCTGTATCCTTGCACCAGTCAACTCCTGGTATTCAACTAatgttttccctccttttccaagTATTGCACCAACTAAGTTTTCTGGCACTGCTATTTCAACTACATCCTTTGATCCATCTGTGGATTTTTCTGTTCCTAGGATGGCACTGGCAGCTAGGGGAGAAGCAGCTCCAAAATATCCATTGGTTGCAGCAGTAGCAGCAGCCAGGCTACCTAATGCAAATGTCCCCGCCGTAccaccagcagtgctgccacTGGCTGAGGCTTCACTCGCATAGGTGGCCAACAaattggctgctgctgctgctgggttggcactggcagctgctgcagccaaagcCCCTGTAGCTGCTGCCTGACTTAGGCCTAAACCTAATGTATTGAGATTATATCCATAGCTGGCTAATGTATTAAGTGCAGAGGTGATGGCCACCAGGTCATTGCCTGTAAAGCCAGATAAAACTGCTGGAAAGGCTGCCACTCCAGCAAGGTTAGCATGTCCTAatagccctgcagcagctgcagcagttgGTAACACTTCAGCAGTGTTTGCATAAGGAGATCCGGTTGGATTGGAATTGGCCACTGGACCTGTGACATTGGCATAACTGATATTGAGACAGCTGCCACTCTGTGGATCCTCTTGTATCTTCTGGATGATAAGTTCAACAGCTTTTCGGTTTTGTTCAGGTTCTCCACTCACAGTGACAACCCTCTCTTGCAAGTTGATCCCATCAGGTTTCTGGGAAAGCTGCACCCAAGCCCCTGACTGCTCCATTATAGCCTTCACTGTAGCACCTCCCTTCCCTATTATCAGACCTGCTGTGCTGTTGGGAACTATAATCTTTACctgtaattgaaaaaaatatatataaataatacttCTGCTTTGTGCATAAACACTATAATATTTTTGCTACCCtataaaaggaaggaaaagaatgaaGCAAGTTAGTTAccatgttttaaaaagaaagggttaaaaaaattaaaaagaaatacagctcATCATGCTTTTTAATGCTCTGCATGTTTCAAATGTAtattaagaatttttaaaggtaaattaacaggaaaataatttttatcattCTCCCACAGAAAATACTGCTTTCAGCATACTAGAGTTCAGACCAAAAGATTAAGCAAATGCAGCTATTATATTCATAGGGAAAGATTATCTTAGATTGTATCAAAATGAGTATTTTCACATGATTCCTCTCTTTCCAGGCAAATGTAGCAAAACAACTTCTTTGGCAAAATTTGTCTGAAATTCTTTACCTTCCTTTAAAACATCTACAGTAgcaataattgaaaaaaaaaataaaaagaaagaaagaaagaaacagaacaaaccaaaaccaaaacaaacaaaaaaccacaagcaAAACAATTCGGCTAAACCTTGGACAAATGAAATAGGTGGTCTTGAACAGGACATGATCTTGATTCTTTAACCTGTGACCCATATCACAGCATGGAAATTCATTATCTGATACACTGTATTATTATTGTTCAGCcaatggaaattaaattttacagGAAAGGGTATCTAAGAGCTGAGATTTTGAGAGTATAAAACATGGCATTTGTACATGTAAAAGTTTATCAAATGGTTTCAAACAAGTTATTTATCTATAAATCCTaccttttcttctgtttaaacAAGTTTCAAACTGACACAACGTAATTAATGTCAATAAATGTATTACCTACTGACTTACTGCTATGAGTGAAGAATGATGCCCAGGATAAAAATTcaatatttatacatatttttcatagtttttgtttttgataTACCTTTTACAAATGTGTCCCAAAGTTCTAATGTACTGTCTATTTTAGGACATTGAATTAATAAGATGTTTCATTTTACAAAAGTTTTGGTTTTAGTAGCTTTGTGTTCAGATATCCATTCATCCAATTTTTTGGAATATATGTAGGGGCAACACTTTTCAGTCCTTTCAGCAAAATTCTATTGAAAGTCTTAGCAACAAAACAATACAAAATACAATTAAATGTCATTAGTAATAGTCTTTTTTTACTGCCTCATTATAAAGTCAAACTAATTGCAAACCAATATGCATGCCCTACAAATAAAGCTAGAAAAAACTTAGATGTTTCCAATGGTTATGTTAGcattaaaataatatctttGAGAATCAAGCATACTAGAAATTTGAGAAACACTTATATTTTCCAACTACACAATatgtgcattaaaaataataatatatcaTACTGTATTTTGCActgatttgttttaaattataaaaataatttttaattcagaatttcATTGGCATCAAAAGAGAACATGTTctatagaataaaaaaaaaatctatcagtTGATGACTTATTCTAAAGGTAACATGAAAGTAGggtattgaaaaaaaaatttaatccaTCCATATATtaataatcctagaaaaaaatcacagaatatatACTTAAATACATAATGAcacattttttatatatatttgcatGCCGACTTAGTTTTAAGTCAGGACACCTCCTAGTAATTTTAAATGTAGTTTAAGGTATTTGGTAATTTTAAGGTAACCTTTTTTAGTTTTCCTatcataaaaagaaagaaacaactCTTAGTTTTGATTAGATATTTCAGTTCTAGATACAAAATACATTAactaatttctgaaaaaaagaattgtcccaatttttgcaatttttttgtaggtgtttatttttgggttttgtttttgctttttttgtttcatatgttttttggtgtttgttttctttttttggcaaCACTCCAAAAATGCAGCACTGCACACCTCTCATTATTATGTTTTGTGCTGCATACTATAGAAAACATTTACTTGCCTCCACTGGTTTAAGACCCACTAACAGGTTCTGTAGGAGATTTCGATAAGCAATGTGCATAGTTCTGATCAAGTCAGGCATACGTGCCTATGTAAATTTAAGTGAAAAACCTAAAAACATAAGAAGGTACAAAAATACACTCTTATAACCATACATGTGATTTCAGATGTAAATAGGATATTTAATGCCAGCACAGTGTTGTTGCACCTGTAATATTATAGTTACATATACAACATATGGAAATCCAGGTCACTGTTACATAGCTGGGATTATTCTAAAAGATGGATGTAGTAAAGTAAAGCAAAGGCTTAATTCAGccacaaaattaaaaaggaacTCTTCTCTATGCAACAAGAAAAATTTTTGCAATGAGAAACTGTCACTTTTCTCACTAGATGCACCAATGTTCATTAGGTTACCACTAACAGCTCTAGTTATCCAGCAAAATTATCTGTCTAATCAGAGGAGAGATAAAGAATGATCTGTTTCTCCTTATTCATTCACTCCCTCCTTGTCCAGACATGATTTTGTATTTAGCATTacaaaacccataaaaattataatgtattttgaaaaaaaacccaaaaacataaACTTTAATGTGCTGGATAAATATATGTTTGTCTGCTTCAGAAATAAAGACACCCTTTTCTAAATATCTGATCTGGAAACACACTATTGTTTCATTCATTGGCAACTCTTTTAAATGTTATTAGTTTAGAAATATACCAATAACACCCTTTCAAATATGACCCCTGCCACGGTGAATATTTCACATATTTACACACAGGACATGTTTTAAGAACATATATGAATTAAATAATTAGACAGTGTGCATCTATTTTATATGAGGACAAAAACATTACATTCCAGTGAAAATTTGGTTTGAACAAAACATAAATGCAATGCAAAAAGTAAGCAATCCTGATCTTCTTGAAATGAAGAGTAACATTtgtattattttgaaatattcagCTGTAACATTCTTGTATTTGGGACAGCCAATTtagaatttcattaaaaaatttagataattatttttaaaagcaaaatatatttaggatttttttaaatttaggaaTATTAATCTTGCTGCCAGTTGGTAATTCTCCATCTATTTCTTTTATTCACTAATTTTCCCCCTTGTTTATATATTGGAATATCAAGTCTTTATAGCAAACATTGGTTGTGCTGTATAATAACACAGTATCTAACAGATCAATCACAGAGGTCTAGGTGCTAGTAGAAAAGAAATACTGCaaatagttttttttccttatctgttGAAGCCTAAAATCCATATGGTCACTAAGTTAAAAGGTATAAAATGATAcaaaacaattcagaaaatgaaaaatctaaTATTATCTATTTGGTTTTGTTACCTGTGTGAccaccatttaaaaaaaaaaaaaaagtacttaaCTGTCAGGGAAATTGGACAGTgcacttattttccttttacagATAACAGGTTCAGAAACTGATTTGGGTGCAGAAGTGAGAAACTGCTATCCAAAATAAGTGCTCTGAGCTATCCAATAAAGGTATCTTTCACTACGCAGGAAGATTAGGTTTCTAGGTTTGTATGTATGCTCCTGGCTATATCCAAATTTGTGCTGCAAAAAGGAGATTGAGTATCTAAAGCAAAAATGAGCATATGCTTACATATGCACAAGAATAAGCACACgtgtaatttattttgtttaaatgctataggaagaaaaaaaggaagtaactCAACCTTTATTTCATGTCAAatagattttataaaaattaaggACTGCAATTATGACATTTTTTTACTCACAAAGCAAATTAGTTACTTCACTCTCATCCTATTTGCATTAGCATAAGCAAATTCAAAATCAGGCtcaaaaaaatataattcttcTTCCCCCAAAATCATCCAACTATAACAAATATAATagaaacaaagtaatttttctgtatACATTTTCAGTGAAACATGACTGTGTCTTTAAAAGCCTTGACAAAAGTCAAAGAAACCTGGGCTGCAAGAAGGGCTCCAACTGGAGAGCAGTCTGCTGCCCTCAGTTCCCAATGAAATCTGTAGAGATTTGATGCAACTCTGCCCTTCAGAGGAAGAGGCCAGCTACTTAAGGGATCTCAACCACTGTGTCCAGAGACAATTCAAACTGCTTTTAACTTTTGCCACAAGTAGCTCATATAAATCCTAGACTCCTAAACCGTGTATCAGCTAATTCCCTAAACCTTTCCCATTTATTGACAACCCACTAGCATAAGCCATGTTGCATTCATACATCACATCAGAATTGCCTAAAAGTCCTCTGATTTACCAAACTGAAAGCCCTGGCTCAGTTAAGTGATCAGAATAGCATTGAGTGTGGAATGCCAGATGTTTGATGATTATGCTGTGCCACTCTCATCCTCCCCAGTGCTGCACTGAGATAATCTGCACTGAGCAGCTATGAATGCACATGAATGCACGCTAAATATTTTCATAGGAAGAGGAACCATGACCAAATCTGCACTACTACCCATGTCCTGCCATTTCTCATTCCCACTCCTCTCATGTAAAGACTTCCAACAACCCATAGGAAGGTTTCCACTCGTTAACTTTTTCActgctttatttctttgtcCTCCTTCTCTCTGACAATATTTGGTTTGGCTATATTATCACTTCTCACAGTCTCTAGAGCCAGGGGCATGGCAATCAAAAAACACCATACATGCCACTCAGCTAATACAAAGTCTACACTGATAAATGTAGTGGAAGGATGAAATGCAGGCTTGACAGCAAGAATTAGCACTTGGTATGGGTGTTACAGCAATTATAGTAACTGTATGTTAAGAAGGTTGAAAAACATGGTTTTAGATTTCAAGTTTCATATGGTGACATGACACATGCCTGCACTAAATTACACCAGAAGAGAAATATTACTGATTGTATAAAATAGCATCaaaacttggaaaaaacaaACTTAACAATTCAACAgtggaaatatttaaatgcatCAGCTTCCATTTATTCCACTTCTGTGAAGTGTTTCTAAGAGATTGCACAGAGATTAATGAACCAAGGATCTTTTTTATCTATTATTCaggtttcctttttcttattttattttcaacagCATAATTATAACTCCATGAATTTTCTATAACAGttgctctttttccttctattaAATCTTTCAACTACTTGTCTAACACTGGtttatgtttttcttaaaaatattttacagaaaatagtCCATCTAATCTAACAAATTCATCCTACTTTGTCGCAATTTCTACATTTTAGTCTCTAAAGCAAATAACTGCATTTCCTTAAAACTGTAAATTGCTGCATtctatttcatatatttttcttgggttttttttctgtcttcttgcTCATCATTTGTTTTAAACTCTTTAAAATTCTCTCTGGCATCTGGATTCTATGTCTGAAAAGTTCATACTATTTAAGCTGCTCATACGACTACAGGCTTGGACTTGGTGAGAAGGTATTCTGAACACACCAATTCAGAGAGAGCAGTCAGTGAGAAGTAGGATCACctaggatttttttgtgtggCGGGATAAACAAACTGCTACACTAGGCTACGGTAGTACTCCCATACCATTCATCCTAAAGTAAAGTGGCACTATAACAAAAATCTGGGAGAAAATCAGGATCAACTGACGATGTGATAGAAGTTCTACTGAAATCAAGCCACCAAGAACCACGAGTTCAAGGCAGCACAAGCTACTGAAAGGTCATCCCACCTATATAGCAGGCAGCCATGCAAGGCTGCTCTGAACAGATGTCTGCTCATGTCAGATTTGGGCTCAGCTTCCAACAGTAGCCTTACACAGCAAATCTCTACTTACTGCACATACATAGCCTCAAGGAAGCGACTGGAATTTCTCTCAATATTTTCAGTATCTCTGGACTCGATTCCATACTGGATTCATGCACATGCTGAAACATGAATTTACTTTTTTGCAGGTGTCCTGAACAAATTCCTGGTTGCTCAGTTCCAGATTATACATTTTGACTTCAGAGAAAACTCTTAGAAGGAATAGAGACATTTTTAGAGACATTTTTCTGATAGTCCTCTTgatatttatttacaaaaatagGCACATATACataaaaagcaaagcagtttTTTGTAAATTTAGATACATCATCAGGTAAATAAGCCTAGACCATAAATTGCCATCTTCCCTGACCATGTTTAAATTCTGTAAATGTCATTCCaactcagtttctctctttctaCAAAAGAATGTCTAGAACTGAAATACTTTGTGAACAAGTACAATGGATTATGGGAAGAGATTAGCTGCTACTTTGTTCCTCAACATAATAcactctttctttttctagtcATGTATgtgttaataagattttcttctcaTCACAAGCAGGACATATGCTGGTAGTATTCCCTTCATAAATGTTGCCTGCAATTATTCCAAGATGAATATAATTTTGCTACTTCCCTATGTTGCCCCTTTGTGTTATTTCTGACCTCATAATTACAGTTTCATTCAGGACAATTCATGTTAACTTAATcaattgaaaaaatattgaaactCTGAATTTTGTCTCACATCGTACTAGATTATTagaaatataataaatttacaaagaaaatagaTATTCTAACACGTTTGGTTTTATGTTCTGGTGCACTGCAGGAGGATTTTAGTCTGATACTGACACTACTTTTTATCAcaagtatttctttttctccagttCTTAGACCTCCTCTCTCACCTAAGGTTGCATTTATCATTTCATTTTAGTCATAAAAGCTATTATGCAATAGAAACCTAACTTCAACTTAAATACCCAGGAACAATTTACATCTAAAATCATAAGGCTTAAAAGTCAGAACTAAGCAGGAGAAATATTTGCTAGAGATAAGACTGTATAAGGATGTTTTGCACAAATTGCTCTTTTGGCCTTAATCAATCCTATTTTTCAATTAGCTTTTGATATTAAACCTTGACTCTTTGAGGCACTTAAAAAGTCACTCCCACTTTTTTTAGTATCTACCTAATTACAATTCTGCCCACTTTAAAGTATGAACATtaagattttttctttcatgctttTAACTAAAGATGTAATTTGTAATGCAAATTTCTCACAGCAAGGAACTAGCAAATCATGtttaaagaaacaagaaaaatatttttgtgcctGTTTTAGTTGCCCTTCTGTCACCAGTGTGTATAGGCTCTAACTCATAAATAGAAAGGCTTCATCTCTCAAAAGCAGAATGTGTGCACAGCCAAGTTGTGTACACAGAAAGAATAATTGCTAAAACAATGTTGGTTATACAGGTGGCTGATTTTATAAGATTATCTAgtcctgaaaaaaatattacaatttTACGCTCACATATGCGCACATAAAAATCTGAATACTTTCATAAGTATCCTGCAAGAAAACATGATCCAAAACTGTGGGAATTGAGTAAACCAACTCCTTCATGAATTCTCTATGATACATAGTTTTAATAACATagagaagaaatttaaattttctaatttttttctcagtaacATAAAAACAACAGTCCATATTTAATGCATTAATGTTTCATGAGCTTCAAATTACATTTGCAAAGAAGTGTAATGCATTTTGAGAAgcttcatttatatttttcacttttttataattaagaaaagaaaaaatgagttGGTTACATACTAAATTAcacaagagaaaaattaatagaTTTTCACTCAGTTGCAGAGAATGCAGTTTACATAGAAAATTAGACATCCATATTGGCTCTTCCATTCTTCAGATGAAACATTcttaaaaagacagaaagcaTGAATACTAACAGTTCTGTCCAGTATTGTCTAAAACCTTTAGTGATGATAGAATGTTAACCCTATTCTCTATTTAAAATCACCAAAGTTTCCCCTCCCCCTATctaaaatttcccttttttttaatctttcttacATAATTTGTTGCATGGTGTCCTATGCCAACATTTCACAGAGCCAAGGATGGgtttaaaaaatgcatgaaaatttACAAAACTATTAAGTATAACAATTTGGGATACttctctctgaaaaaaaaaaaaaacaaaaacccaccatgTAATGTAATTTCTTTACTGGAATTGCTCAAAAACCACttctgaatataaaataattgatATAAAATGTagataatatatattattttaaaaccaaatatGCCTCACTGATGGTATCACTAAAACTCCCACCGTTTTACATTAGACAGGATCTAACTTATGAACTCATAAAAGCCACTCCAGTTTCAAAAGTTAATTGATCTTCTTGACAGACAGATAGGCAAAATGGGTGcatccccctttttttttatgctttcccGGTCACAGATCCGTAGATGTT comes from the Taeniopygia guttata chromosome 5, bTaeGut7.mat, whole genome shotgun sequence genome and includes:
- the NOVA1 gene encoding RNA-binding protein Nova-1 isoform X2, which produces MMAAAPIQQNGTHTGVPIDLDPPDSRKRPLEAPPEAGSTKRTNTGEDGQYFLKVLIPSYAAGSIIGKGGQTIVQLQKETGATIKLSKSKDFYPGTTERVCLIQGTVEALNAVHGFIAEKIREMPQNVAKTEPVSILQPQTTVNPDRIKQVKIIVPNSTAGLIIGKGGATVKAIMEQSGAWVQLSQKPDGINLQERVVTVSGEPEQNRKAVELIIQKIQEDPQSGSCLNISYANVTGPVANSNPTGSPYANTAEVLPTAAAAAGLLGHANLAGVAAFPAVLSGFTGNDLVAITSALNTLASYGYNLNTLGLGLSQAAATGALAAAAASANPAAAAANLLATYASEASASGSTAGGTAGTFALGSLAAATAATNGYFGAASPLAASAILGTEKSTDGSKDVVEIAVPENLVGAILGKGGKTLVEYQELTGARIQISKKGEFVPGTRNRKVTITGTPAATQAAQYLITQRITYEQGVRAANPQKVG
- the NOVA1 gene encoding RNA-binding protein Nova-1 isoform X3; translation: MHRGREDGQYFLKVLIPSYAAGSIIGKGGQTIVQLQKETGATIKLSKSKDFYPGTTERVCLIQGTVEALNAVHGFIAEKIREMPQNVAKTEPVSILQPQTTVNPDRIKQTLPSSPTTTKSSPSDPMTTSRANQVKIIVPNSTAGLIIGKGGATVKAIMEQSGAWVQLSQKPDGINLQERVVTVSGEPEQNRKAVELIIQKIQEDPQSGSCLNISYANVTGPVANSNPTGSPYANTAEVLPTAAAAAGLLGHANLAGVAAFPAVLSGFTGNDLVAITSALNTLASYGYNLNTLGLGLSQAAATGALAAAAASANPAAAAANLLATYASEASASGSTAGGTAGTFALGSLAAATAATNGYFGAASPLAASAILGTEKSTDGSKDVVEIAVPENLVGAILGKGGKTLVEYQELTGARIQISKKGEFVPGTRNRKVTITGTPAATQAAQYLITQRITYEQGVRAANPQKVG
- the NOVA1 gene encoding RNA-binding protein Nova-1 isoform X5, yielding MPQNVAKTEPVSILQPQTTVNPDRIKQTLPSSPTTTKSSPSDPMTTSRANQVKIIVPNSTAGLIIGKGGATVKAIMEQSGAWVQLSQKPDGINLQERVVTVSGEPEQNRKAVELIIQKIQEDPQSGSCLNISYANVTGPVANSNPTGSPYANTAEVLPTAAAAAGLLGHANLAGVAAFPAVLSGFTGNDLVAITSALNTLASYGYNLNTLGLGLSQAAATGALAAAAASANPAAAAANLLATYASEASASGSTAGGTAGTFALGSLAAATAATNGYFGAASPLAASAILGTEKSTDGSKDVVEIAVPENLVGAILGKGGKTLVEYQELTGARIQISKKGEFVPGTRNRKVTITGTPAATQAAQYLITQRITYEQGVRAANPQKVG
- the NOVA1 gene encoding RNA-binding protein Nova-1 isoform X4; the encoded protein is MYCKTHSVLYIFREYGVAQEGNAISLESCSNSAQDSCTTERVCLIQGTVEALNAVHGFIAEKIREMPQNVAKTEPVSILQPQTTVNPDRIKQTLPSSPTTTKSSPSDPMTTSRANQVKIIVPNSTAGLIIGKGGATVKAIMEQSGAWVQLSQKPDGINLQERVVTVSGEPEQNRKAVELIIQKIQEDPQSGSCLNISYANVTGPVANSNPTGSPYANTAEVLPTAAAAAGLLGHANLAGVAAFPAVLSGFTGNDLVAITSALNTLASYGYNLNTLGLGLSQAAATGALAAAAASANPAAAAANLLATYASEASASGSTAGGTAGTFALGSLAAATAATNGYFGAASPLAASAILGTEKSTDGSKDVVEIAVPENLVGAILGKGGKTLVEYQELTGARIQISKKGEFVPGTRNRKVTITGTPAATQAAQYLITQRITYEQGVRAANPQKVG
- the NOVA1 gene encoding RNA-binding protein Nova-1 isoform X1 codes for the protein MMAAAPIQQNGTHTGVPIDLDPPDSRKRPLEAPPEAGSTKRTNTGEDGQYFLKVLIPSYAAGSIIGKGGQTIVQLQKETGATIKLSKSKDFYPGTTERVCLIQGTVEALNAVHGFIAEKIREMPQNVAKTEPVSILQPQTTVNPDRIKQTLPSSPTTTKSSPSDPMTTSRANQVKIIVPNSTAGLIIGKGGATVKAIMEQSGAWVQLSQKPDGINLQERVVTVSGEPEQNRKAVELIIQKIQEDPQSGSCLNISYANVTGPVANSNPTGSPYANTAEVLPTAAAAAGLLGHANLAGVAAFPAVLSGFTGNDLVAITSALNTLASYGYNLNTLGLGLSQAAATGALAAAAASANPAAAAANLLATYASEASASGSTAGGTAGTFALGSLAAATAATNGYFGAASPLAASAILGTEKSTDGSKDVVEIAVPENLVGAILGKGGKTLVEYQELTGARIQISKKGEFVPGTRNRKVTITGTPAATQAAQYLITQRITYEQGVRAANPQKVG